From the genome of Fusarium fujikuroi IMI 58289 draft genome, chromosome FFUJ_chr06:
GCTGGTCGATTACTTTGTATGGTGAACAAACCCTTAGCCAAGTTATACCTGTACACTCAAGACCAGGTCCTTCTGACAGAACTAGGCCCGAAGTGCGTGACTACCTGATTCTTTTCGGCATAAACTACGCGCCCGAGAGTCTCGCAGCTCAATTCGCCAGCGATATTGGATTCAGATGGTCATACGACCTAAGAGATACCTGCAGGTATCAGCCCTCCAAAGGGGTATATAGTTTCTCAGAGGACTTCAATCAAGCATACAGAAACCTGGACTCGTGGTATATGAAGTCTGCTGTCGTAACGACCTACATACCGCCGTTGCCTTCTAATTTGTTGTGTGCTGggtcagatgatgatgactggaTGAAGCAAATAATGGGCGAGTCTCAGGCTTCTCCTGACACCTCTCGTCATatcgaggaagaaggagaacaagacTGGTTACTGTTGACGGCAATGCTTGACGAGATTCCTAAATAGTACACAGGATAGTGATATGATGTATAACCTCGTTCATTTAATCCACTGTcatctcttttcttcctgTTGAATTCGCTATCTGATATCATAATTTCAGAGTCCAGTCCATCACTGTGTCCCTGAGAGGCGGACAGAGACTGTCTTGATAGTCGTGTAGCTCTCCAACACAGCTGCTCCCAACTCGCGACCAATACCACTTTCTTTGTATCCCCCAAAcggaagctgatgatgaataGTATTGTACTACGCGCGGCGACGAAAGTCAGTAAATATCAGGTATTCTACTGTTGGGTACGAACCTGGTTGACCCAAACGGTGCCAGCCTCGAGGAGGTTGGACACGTTGAGGGCACGATCGATGTTCTTGGTATGTACTCCGCTAGCAAGGCCATACGAAGTTGCATTCGCTGCCTGAACTACCTCATCCTGGGTTTGAAACCTGGAGACAACGCATACTGGCCCAAAAATCTCATCGCGCATGATCTTCATATCATGAGAGGCACcggagaagatggtgggCTGAACGAAAAAGCCCTTGTCGCCCCAGCGAGAGCcaccagcctcaatcttTGCGCCATCGTCCACGCCGCTCTTGATGTACCTATTGACAATTAGTTTCTTCACAGAGAAGTGTGAAACGGGGGGAGATAACATGCCCTAGAATGCGATCAAACTGAGCCTTGGAGGTCTGCGGTCCGTGGAATGTGTTTATGTCGAATGGATCGCCCACTTGAATCTGGGCTACCCTTGCCCTAAGCGCCTTCAAAAACCTACCGTAAATTCCAGCCTGCACGTACACGCGGGAGCCAGCGCAGCAGACCTGCCCAGAACTATAGAAGATGCCAAAAGTAACCCACTCCACAGCCGCATCGAAGTCTGCATCATCAAACACGATATTGGGGCCTTTACCGCCCAGCTCGAGGGTCACAGGCTTGAGGTTAGACTTGGCTGCCGCCTGCATGATGGCACGTCCAGTCGTAGTCGACCCTGTGAATGATATCTTGGCAACGTCCATGTGAGAGGCAAGGGCGGCGCCGGCCACACCGCCGAAGCCTGAGATGACATTGAAGATACCGGCCGGAGCTCCCGCTTGTTTGAATAAGTTAGCTAGTAGAAGGGCAGACAGTGGAGTTAGCTCTGAGGTTTTGACGACGACGGTGTTGCCAGCTGCAAGAGCTGGAGCCACTTTCCAGGACATGAGGACAAGAGGTGCGTTCCATGGGACGATTAGTCCACACACGCCAAACTACACAAAACGAGTCAAGTCAGCATGTCATGTAATTGGTGTATGGGAGCTACAGTACATACCGGCTCACGCTTGGTAAAGCTGAAGCGCTCTGTATCAACATCAATCACTTTACCTTCCATCTTATCGGCCCAACCTGCATAGTAATTGAAGACGGAGACACAGTGCTTCACATCTCCTATTGCCCACTGCTGAGCCTTGCCATTGTTGAGCgtctcaaccttggccaGCAGCTCGAGGTTCTCCTCGATCAGGTCGGCTACTCTGCGCAGCAACTTTCCCCTATCTTCGGGGCTTGTTGTACACCATGGGCCTTTGAATGCTCGTCGTGCGGCGGCCACAGCCAAGTCAACATCCTCTGCCCCGGCCTCGGAGACGTGGGCTATGACTCCCTCGGTGCTGTCCTAGGTATCAGTACTGAAAGGTTGCGTGGTTCTGATTTGCTTACGTAGGATTCACCTGTGCAAAGGCGTCGTTCAGCAACCGGCGCAGTCTCATAATTTGGCAAGCAACTTACAACTTCAAAGGTCTTTCCCTTTATGCTTTCACGGAATTCGTTATCAATGAACCTTGACACTTTAGTTTAGAAAGATACCATTATAGACAGGAGGGACACCATCATACAGGCCTAAAGGTTGATTGTAACTTTTGCCGTCAGGGAGGCAGATGTCAGAGGTCAGTGGCATCTTGTGTCTTGTAGCGGTCAGATTATGCGGCGAGAGAGGTGTAGGAACTAACGTAGAGGGTCGAGGCCATGTCAAATATTCATGCTAGTTACTTGACAAATCCATCTGGCTTTGCAGAAGCACTTATATTCACTGGCTATGAAGAGAGAGTCATTACCAACCGTATTCGGCCATTCCTCTGAGATGACAGCTCTGTCACGAGGTCCATTGGTTAACTGACGTACAGCCTCGGTTCCTTAGCACTGACTACTGATTTCTGACTCGGACTACGCTAATGGGGTCGCAAAATGGCAGTGCGGGGATGCATGATTGACAAGACTTAACCCTTACCTGTGACCTACCCCGCTGGGCCGAGGCAGCAGACAGAACATAACGTCACTAAGCCTTTGGTCTGTCACGCTCAACACGCTACGATCTGCAATCGCATTGGATTGAGAATCTAACATCTGTGCCTCAGTAACTGCTCCCATCAGAAAGCCGTATTTTAATTCGTCCCGCTCACATCGCTTGAGAGTTCGAAGGCAGCACAGACTAGGAAAAAGAAGCAACAAATCACCAACACACCACGATACAGACCTCTGATCTCAAGGTAGCCCCGCTTTAACTTGAACGTAGGTTTCAACCAGGATAGCTTCCATAATGGCCACCAAGGGACCCGAGATCCCAAAGCAGTACAGAGCCGTGGTATACGATAGCCCCGGCTCCATCTCAACCAAGATTACAACATTGGACACGCCAGAACCTGGACCAGGCGAAGTGCTGATTAATATGTGAGCTACCAATAATGTCGGATACGTGCACCAGCTGATACTGACCTACCCAGGACGCATTCCGGTGTCTGTCACTCGGACTTGGCTGTCATGACGAATGGTGTATGTATCTTTGTGCCTGGAGCTGTACTCCTAAGATTAAACCTCATACTGATACAAAGACTGACACTACTTCAGTGGACATCGCTCCCTGCTCCAACACCCAAGGGTCAGGTTGGCGGCCATGAGGGTGTGGGAAAGGTCGTCAAGCTGGGACCAGGAGTTGAGTCTACGGGTATCAAGATTGGAGATCGTGTTGGAGTGAAATGGATCGCTAGCTGTTGTGGAAGATGTGGTATGTAATTCACCTGACATCCACACCTAGTCAAAGCTAAGTTGTTCTCGCAGAACCTTGCATTGTCCGCGAAGATGGTCTCTGCTTCAATCAACAGATCTCGGGCTACTTCACCCCAGGCACCTTTCAACAATACGTACTTGGGACAGCTGCGTGCGTGACGCCTATACCAGAGGGGCTGGACTCAGCTATAGCTGCCCCGATGCTCTGCGCCGGTGTGACGGTGTACGCTGCTCTACTGCGTAGTCAGGCAAAGTCCGGCAACTGGGTTGTCATCGCTGGGGCGGGAGGTGGCTTAGGTCATCTAGCTTGCCAGCTCGGGTCCAGAGCTCTAGGCCTGCGCGTCATCGGCGTCGATGACAACAGCAAGGCTGATCTCGTGCATAGTTCTGGTGCAGAGCACTTTGTCGATGTGAGGGGCTTCTCAAGCGACGAGGAGATGacgaccaagatcaagaattTGACCGGCGGCCTCGGTGCTCACGCAGTCATTGTGTGCACGGCCTCCCCGAGAGCTTACGCACAATCTATGGGTTTTTTGCGATTCAATGGAACTGTTGTCTGCGTTGGAATGGTTGAGGGCGACGAAGTGCCTATCGCGGGGGCAAAGCCTGTCCAGATGATTTCACAGCAGTTGCGAATTGTAGGTTCCGCGGTTGGAAATCAGCAGCACGCCATCGAAGTTCTTGACTTTGCTGCTCGTGGTATCATCAAGCCACACGTGGGGGTTCGCAAGATGGAAGATTTGACTGAGGTATTTATGGATATGAAAGAGGGGAAACTTCATGGAAGAGTTGTACTTGATTTGGCTTGATTCTATTCAGTTACAACTTCTTAGTCGTATGTATATCTCAAATACATTCAGTGATGAACTAAGACCGTTCCACGAGTTTTTACACATATTGTAAgtaaagacaagaagactCAGAAGAATAACGGTGAGAATGGATGTTATGCGGGTTACTAGTAACGCAAACACATGGATCGATATTGTGGACAAACCATACTAGCCAAATGGCCTGACAGGTCGGGCATATTgcgaaaagagaaaagctCATCCGATACCACATTCCTAAAGCCAAATAGGCTTGACTCTAATTGAAAAGGTGTATATAAAACATAAACATAAATCTCGACTATAGTTTCGTATCGAAAGTACTTAGCAAATCTCGACAGCTACAAAATGTGCTTCAGCAACGAGCCCCGACGATAATAGACTGTTGCGACCAATGCCCCTAGAGCCGTAACCGAAAAAAGTTGCAGGTTACTAAACAGTGTCTCCTCCACGACACGGCCAATGCTCTCCTTGCCAGCCGGAAGATTCTCCATCCCATCTCCCTCAAGTTCGTAATCCGACCAGTCAACATTGGACAGTAGTTTCTGGTACTCAATCACAGTCCCGCTCCAATTGTTGGTGACAACCCCGCTGTCTGTCTTATACCAGCTACTGCACCTAGAGTCAGCGAAGGTAGAACTTCCCAGGCTGCTCTGCAGATCTTTGTTCCATTCTTGAACCCTCAATGCTTTGGGCATGACAGATAGCTTCCCCCCTCGGGCTCTGCTCTTCAAGACTCTCCTTACCAATGGGACGAGATATCGGGCTTGAGCTTCAATCATAAGAATGATTGAGTTATGGCCCAGATTTGTGTTTGGTCCATAGAGCATTCCAAAGTT
Proteins encoded in this window:
- a CDS encoding probable ADH3-alcohol dehydrogenase III, producing the protein MATKGPEIPKQYRAVVYDSPGSISTKITTLDTPEPGPGEVLINMTHSGVCHSDLAVMTNGWTSLPAPTPKGQVGGHEGVGKVVKLGPGVESTGIKIGDRVGVKWIASCCGRCEPCIVREDGLCFNQQISGYFTPGTFQQYVLGTAACVTPIPEGLDSAIAAPMLCAGVTVYAALLRSQAKSGNWVVIAGAGGGLGHLACQLGSRALGLRVIGVDDNSKADLVHSSGAEHFVDVRGFSSDEEMTTKIKNLTGGLGAHAVIVCTASPRAYAQSMGFLRFNGTVVCVGMVEGDEVPIAGAKPVQMISQQLRIVGSAVGNQQHAIEVLDFAARGIIKPHVGVRKMEDLTEVFMDMKEGKLHGRVVLDLA
- a CDS encoding probable aldehyde dehydrogenase, whose translation is MPLTSDICLPDGKSYNQPLGLFIDNEFRESIKGKTFEVVNPTTEGVIAHVSEAGAEDVDLAVAAARRAFKGPWCTTSPEDRGKLLRRVADLIEENLELLAKVETLNNGKAQQWAIGDVKHCVSVFNYYAGWADKMEGKVIDVDTERFSFTKREPFGVCGLIVPWNAPLVLMSWKVAPALAAGNTVVVKTSELTPLSALLLANLFKQAGAPAGIFNVISGFGGVAGAALASHMDVAKISFTGSTTTGRAIMQAAAKSNLKPVTLELGGKGPNIVFDDADFDAAVEWVTFGIFYSSGQVCCAGSRVYVQAGIYGRFLKALRARVAQIQVGDPFDINTFHGPQTSKAQYIKSGVDDGAKIEAGGSRWGDKGFFVQPTIFSGASHDMKIMRDEIFGPVCVVSRFQTQDEVVQAANATSYGLASGVHTKNIDRALNVSNLLEAGTVWVNQLPFGGYKESGIGRELGAAVLESYTTIKTVSVRLSGTQ